ATAAACAATTTTGGTATTGTAAAACTTAAAAGTGACTAGATTAAGAATCAAAAAACATTtctaaaaaatatgatttataaaatatgaattttttagggctttttttattaataatcacgttttcaatcttattttcaaaaatactaccttctctaaaatattttcaaaaatactgtggttgcatatgcaaccatatatgcaactgaattcctgatttcaagttccagttttcaaatgtcattttcgacctcatatttggagtccacatatatatatcgaaaatgacatttgaaaactggaacttgaaatcaggaattcagttgcatatatggttgcatatgcaaccaccgtatttttgaaaaatattttcaaaaaggtagtatttttgaaaatattttagagatttgaaaataagattggataaggtagtatttttgaaaataagattgaaaaaacaatatacaagataattccccaattttttaatatcatactgtaatatatttatataggtGTTAgattgtttattaatttattgctAGAATTGAATTAAAAGATACAAATTATTACATATCAGTGCTAGAAtaataacataataaaaatatttatagacaCATCTGATGCTTATAATGTGCTACTCTTGTATTTGTATCAGAAAGTCGCTTTGGATTAACCCGATTGCTTGTACTATGTGTCTATGTCATAAGAATCATAAGAGTTATTAAATAGAGTATATGCCAAGATTCTACTGATTTAATTTAGAAACCTGAAAATAGCATTTGTATTCCCCCAAATAGGTATATTTAAgcaatttaaatatttcatgcATTTTCGGTTTTTCAACTTTTTTGGACATCAGTCCGAAATTCGTTTTCCTGGTTATGTGTCCTCTGGATattgaaatatgaattaaatttgTTAGAAGAATATGTTTTCTTTCACAAGATTAGAAGAGGGTTGAATTCTGTTAGATGTATATATAGAGAATGATGAAATGCCAAACCATATAATGAAACATCTTAATTCACTAAAAGGTAGACGAACTTTTATACCACTGAACAGAGTAAAGGCACCCCGGGTTGTTTATCTACAGAGCACAGATAAGATACCACTTCTGAAAAAACTGAATTTCTTGCCCAAGTTTAAACTTGCATTCACTCAGGTAGGATAGGACAATGATTTTATTTAGTTGACATTCTACTAATCTTATGAGTTCTCTGTTATAGAAATTTCCTTATCAGAGTGGAGCAACCCATGATCAATTTTTTGCTAAGTCTCGAATTGCATGGAACTTGGGATATGGAATTTTTGTAATCGGTTACGAGGAAAGTGTTAAACTTATAATATTATTCTCAGCAAGATGAATATTTTGTAATCATTTTCATAATCTGATTCATGGTATCTACAGCAGATGAAATCGAAAATGTCAAATTCCGTTGTcactttaatttcttttataattataaagccAAGCAACGCGGGCGTAAATACTAGTAGGCAAATTGGGTGTGAAGCATGTTCTTTGAAGATTTTAAAAGTCTCTCTACACTATGTTAAGAAAATTATCCAAACGAATAAGAAAGCTATTTTGGAAAAAGAAGTGAAGTTGCAAACAGATAGCGTCTCAACCAAAAAATATGTTATGATCGACACAGGAAAATATATCACAAAATGAAGACTAAATAGATTGAATGACAAAAGAAAGAAAGACACATATCCAAAAAAACATGAGCCATAAAATGgtttaaatttgtataaataGTACACGGCTTACTTGAATCATAAGGCCAAAGTAAAACATATCTCTTTTTCTCAGATACGTATATATCTCaatatataaaactttatatcCAAAGGAATGTCGAATATTCATACCTGAGTTTAAACTTCGCATAAAGGCATACTTGCGATAacatttaattatgaatttccACTAAAATCCATCTCTATTATTTTCTTGTATGAACtgcatataaatataagtacacaaaataatatattctaacacattttaataatttatataatcattCAGAAGCCACTAATTCAAAAggagataattaataaaagaaaaaaaagataaaggcAATAATCAGAGAAAAGAGAGAGTTCACAACATAATgtttaattcaaatttcaaaatcgAATCTTATACCTGATTGGTAGAATCAATATGCCTTACATGTAATTAAAGGAGTCTCACGCCCCTTCTTCCACATATTAAAACTTGTATCattgaaagaaaattaaaaacatcaTCAATCAGGAACAACtaagaaataaagaaaatagtGATAATAGATTCAACCATTATTAACATGACGAACATATCACACacatacataaatatatgtagaaTATATAAAGCACATAAacatacacacaaacacaaaagaGCTTTACATAGagatgataataaaaaatggAGAGTATGATGGAAATcaagaatttgaatttgaaattgaaatagaCTAAATTGATGGCAATTAATTACATGTATATATTGATAATCATCTTTATCCAGAATTTGAATTGCTAATCACGTGAATAGTGGATCTTTGATTGATCGAATGACTAAGGTGCTGTTTGGGGTTGCTTTAGCTGTCAACAGCAACCGTAGCTTTTTGCACAAAAgtaggtgaaaaactgtttggtaaatctaaaagttgtttttccgAATAgcagtttttaattgaaaagccgcttttagaaaaagcagtTTCTCCCATACTTTTAAAAAATGCTGCTTTTCAACGTTTGTAAGAAGATGTTACAGATTTCACTATCAAAATCTCACAAAAACTTTTTTTtctataactcaaaataagcttatataaaaaaaataaaaaattatcaaacagttatctgatttcgaCAACAACACTCTTTCTAACCGCACAGCAATATGTAACAGCACTCTCAAATAGACCCTAAAGATAGAGTTAAGGATCGAACTAATAGTTGTATGAACAGTATGGTGAAGGCGCGTGTAAATATTGGAGGTAAAATGGCATCGGGTAATTCTGAACAGCTTCAGAATACTTCTTTTGAGAGACCTACAAATATACATTCAATCAGACTTCAATAAACTATGACAAAAAGGTCCTTCAACCACAGTATATTCAATTGCCAGGAATTGTAAGAGAAAAAATCACCTGATAAACAAGTCGTCGGAAAGCCCTACGCGACTTCTCTGAACCTTCATGACACACAACGATTTCCAAACTATGAAGAGAAACAAAGATTGAAGATTCATCGAATAAGTAAAAAGATCTTGAAATCGAGATATTATTGAtagtaattttgaaatttaaaaatacaatgtACATGATTACCTGTTCTTTCCATGTTTATGGGTAGATTAGGGAGATTGATTTGCAAGCACTGAATGTATTCAAGAATATGTTGCAGACCCGGATAGTGTAACCCAGTGTTATTAAACACGATATGCGCACCGAAGCGCAAAGGCCTGCTGGGGCATAAGCGCAACGCGCAACGCGCGGATTCATCGAAAACAtgtaaaatgtacatatatagACGTATATATTGTAaaacattatatacttatagataataaaacattaataaacaaaagtcagttatcaaaaatcataatgcAAGCAGGATACAAAAATTTAAAGCCTAGAATAGTTTAAAATCTAAAGACAGAGTGGCAAATAAATGTGAAATTATCCACTAAATCACTAatcattttcttcatcttcatcaatattcacaaaatcatcttcttcttcactattttgatttggatcttcaacaaattcaatttcttCTTCATCCTCGTCCTCATTCTCAATGATTGCTTCATCAATCAAACGTCTTTTAGATAATGATCCCAAAGTAGTATGTTTCCCTTTTGAGGATCCCACCAAGGCACGCGACCTATTATAATATAGAAtacacaaataaatatatttcaagttaatttttcagaattttaagCGTTAGGATTAAATCTACAAAGTCCTAAGTGTTAAATCTGACCTAGTAGAGTAACGAGCCTCTCCGGCTCCGGAGGCAATTTCAACATCTTTGTATGTTAATCCATCCTCTTTGGAAAAAACATACTCATTCTCATTATTTTCACCATCTTTGTCAAAACTTCCAACCAGCCATTCATTGCTTTTATCAATTTCATTTAATGAGATAGGATCAATGATGTTACGAAGTTCATATCTACGCTTCAAAGCTCTATTGTACTTGACAAACACCAAATCATTCAACTTTTGTTGTTCAAATCGGTTCCTTTTTTGTCTAATAGCCAGTGGCAAGCCAAACAATCCTTCTGCTCTCTTGTATATCTCCAATTGCTCTCCGATTTTATCTTGCACCGAGACATCTGCAATCATTCGTTCAATGCATTTGTACAATCCAACTGAGACCTCTTTATCCTTCTCAATCTCGggatttttgtaataaaattccGGATTAAGATAGTAGCCAGCAGCGTGTAAAGGCTGATGCAATTGAATATCCCATCTATTGTCAATAATGTCATAATATTCTTGGTATCTCGCCTCATTTTTGTTAAAAGCATCTGCAATTGCCTCTTTGGCTCTATCCATAGCCTCGTATATGTAGCCCATAGGTGGTCTATTCTCTCCATCAACCAACCGAAGAACACTTACAAGAGGACCAGCCACTTTACATGAACGAACGACACTATTCCAAAAACTAGGCATCATCACGATACTAGCAATTTTCTTTCCATTCGGTTCCTTGTAATAGGGGCTGGTAATCCATCTTTGTGAAGTGAACATCCGAAAAAGATTTGCCTTTTGCTTACGGATCCTAGACAAAGTGAGAAAGGCAGTGGAAAATCGTGTCTTTGCTGGCCTAACTAACTCTTTGTGTGAAGTGAACTCTCTTAGCATATTCACCATCCCACACTTTGAGTATATAAAGGAGTTCAAAGCCATAGCATTATTGATGCAGTTTTTAAACCTTGGAATGTTGAAAATGTCTTCCAAGATGAGATCAATACAGTGTGCTGCACAAGGTGTCCAGAACAAATGAGGATATCGTATTGTCAACATCCTACCTGCTGCCTTGTTATTAGAAGCGCTATCCGTGACAACTTGAACCACAAATCAGCTGTCTTTGCAACAGCAGATGCATCAACAGATTCAAGAAAAAAGCTACCTCGCGGAGTGTTAACTAAGAAATTGATAAGAGTTCTTCCGATCTTCCCATCCATCACACATGATAGAACAGCCACTCCTCACCCACTCTTCTTCATGTAATTTCATCAAAGTTCGTGTCTCCTCAACCTCGTCTTTCAATAATGGAACTTGTACTTCATGGTAGCTAGGTGGCTTCATTCCCGCTCCATACTGCCCTTGAGCTTCAACGTACACCGGAAAACTCAGATAATTAACAGCATTAAATGGAATTCCAGCATCATACATCCACCTGGAAAATGCTTTACAGGCCCTCTTTCTTAACTCCTTTCTTGCTGTGTCATTTTCATCTATCCTTGGTTGCacaccctttcttttcttcACTACAAGCTCCGGATCAGGTGTCATGTAAAGATCCATAGGACCCTTAACCTTCATTTTTGTAGAACTCCCAGCAGATGGTTGAGCAGATGGATGATAGCCTCGAGGTTGTGTAGGACATCCTGCTTCACCATCATTATCAGAAAATTCAGGTTCaaaatcatctaaattcatagtatcttttgatttttttttgattccATGAAAGCTATCACTTCCtgcctgacttcttcagatacTTTTGTGCAACCTTTAGCATTTCTTCTCCCTCCCATGAGATGCTCTTTCATTCTAAATACTCCACCCGTTGTAACTTTGCCACAAAAATTACAACGGAGTCGAATGCTGTTCCCTTCCACTACTGCAGCAGAATATTTCCAGGCCACATCCTTTGATTTATCACTCATCTTGCTGAAATCTAACCAAGAGCAGAAGAAAGAAAAGATGTATCAACTAAAGAAAGCAGCCCAGAATCAGAATCGGTGAAAGAAGGAAGGAAgatgtctatatatatgtatgtatatagaaGAATAAGAAGATAaggtatatgtatgtatatccTATGTaattaagagagagagagataactATCAAAGAgagtccagaagaagaaagaaaggaTAATTAAAAGAAAGATAATTATCAGAAGAGAGTCCAGAATAAGAAGGGAAGTGTAAGTAAAAGAAAGATAATTACCAGAGAGATCCAGAGGAAGAAAGAAGTAGATTTTCCCCAGGTATCTTTGTTTCTCGGCCGCTGAGCAGTGCTTTTAGGGTTTTTTTATGACCCATGTCTATTTAAAAAGCTTAGTCAATGGCCCAGTCAAGCTAGTCAACAACCCAGTCAACTATTACACAAAAGCGCGCTTTTTTTGCGCTTCTCGCATCTCGCTTAATCCCTGGAAGCGCAGAAAAGTGCTCGCATCATTGAACTCGCATCGCATATACTAAGCGATGTGCATAAGCTGCGCATAAGCGCGCTTCTCGCTTATGCGCGCGCATAAGCGCGCTTTTAACAACACTGGTGTAACCTATTATTTTCCGGTTATATTTGTTAAATGGGTGAGGAAAATGGGTTATATTAGTTCAATATGCTTGACATGTGCGTAAAATTTAGGAATCGGGTATAGCACTCATTAAGTATATATAGAATACCCGTTTTTTCCATGTTTATGGGTAGATTAGGGAGATTGATTTGCCAGCAGTGAATGTattgaagaatatgttgcagaCCCCGATAGTGTAACCGATTATTTTACGATTATATTTGTTAAACGGGTCAGGAAAATGAGTTATATTAGTTCAATATGCTTGACTAGTGGGTAAAATTTAAGAATCCGGTATAACACTcgttaataatatattgaatatagATATAGCATAGATACAGATATAGATGAATATTCTTAATGATTATATTCACAATGATACATTAATGAAAACAgtaaaattgattaaaaaaaattagaagggGTCTAAAGTTTCGGTTACCGTTGCATCAGTGAAAAAAAGTTTTGTAAAATCAAAGTTGATAAAAACCTACTTGAGATTCTCAAAGTCACAAGAACGGTTGAATGGTCTTGcgattttatcaattaaaaagAGACTTCTGGAAATATTGATTTTAGTTTTATCATTAATGATTTTGTATCTCGAAACACTTGTAGAACTCATTTTCTATTAATTGTCAGATTATGTATTAAATCATGTCTTAAAAGAATTATTTCTACTTTTTCATAATATCcgttaataaatatttgatgattttaaatattttcaaaaaaactgAGGGGgtctcaatttatttttttagccTAGGGTCCTGCAATGTTCACGATTTGGCCTGTTGGTACCTCATATTTTAATGTCGGTTAAAGTGACGTCCTTAACATTTTTAGCTTGATATGATAATAAAGTAGCCATATATTCGGATCTGATATTGTAAATAGGATGTGTTGAATTTCTTGGTTGTAAATTTTTGACGTATTTTAAGCTTTTAAATACTTTGATCGTAGATAAAAAGTTGATGGGCTGCACTGCCATAGATGAAGATGAAACCTTAACAATCAGCAATAATAAATTAAAGCGATCAAAAGTAATTGGTATTGAATTTAGAAATCCTAAAATAAGACCTCTGATCAAGGTACCCACAATACGGTGAACAAGCAAAATTATGCTAAAACTGCATCTTCGTTGCCGAAACCTGTTCATGCAAGAACTGAATCATCGTCCTACAGTCACACAAGGGTAAGGTCTACCACCCTCTTcatttaagttataaaattatttatttgaactgACCCTCTCTTAATATCCACAGAATGTAGATCATACATTCGAAAGGATGACTCATTTGGAAAAGTTGTAACGGCTACATAAACTTTCTTAAGAGAGTGATAAACCAATTATGATTACGTGCAACTTTAAAAGTGATGTGGACAATGTTTGGCTATTTTTGATATGGAGGGGGATTTTAGTGAGTAAACTCCGTGGAAGTCTAGATCAAGGCTTTGAATGATTTTAAGGATAAAAAGGTGAAATTTTGTTCAGCACTGCTAATTAGCTGATCGTGGGATAAATGTACCTTAGGGTATAATGTTGTAAACTTTGACATCCAGCATGACTACTATAACTATACGTGGATAGTCCTAAAGGCAAGGAGCACAATAATTTTCATTAACGAACATACTCCAAAGAATTCTATGCTTGAGCTCTCTACAGATGAAGAGATCCTAGTCCCTCAGTTCATTATAGATATCAATGAAATATGCGGCTCAGGAATAATGAGTAGATTATCAGAAAAAGAACTCTGGATGATGTGAAGCTCCAAATTCTCTCTGATGTTTGTTtgtagaaattttttaattttcatattgattTCATTTTTAGAATTTCAATACTTTTATGAACATACTCTGAGACCATAGATTTCCACTGTATTCAGAATATGGAGTAAGGTCAAATTGACATGAGTATGTGCACCACATGTTGACATTTAATACCCTCACGGTTGGTACCAAAATAACGTGAATCTTATTACAATTTGTGGTCTTATGTATAATTCTTTTCCTTCTGTGATTAGGGAGTGATGTCTATGAGCTAATTTTAATccgattttattttatataaatttgttcTTAAACAGACTTCTATAATAGTAGTGCCTTATGATTGGTTGGAATTCTCTGATTGGCTATGGAAAACTCAACCTTCATACAGTACCATGTTCCTGAAACAAATTCTACCAAGCACAAATGtatagggttaaatatcaaagtggtcactgaagtggaggtcatatatcactttgctcactaatcttaacggggtctcatttcaatcattaaagtcacaataaatatcaatcaagtacctccaaatttcagttcaaagagtaaaaatattatttttagagttTGACACATTACTTTTGAATACTACCACGACCaattaaaaggttatgacttctagaaTTTATGACAAtctatttagattttatcaattttatttactatttatttttaattaaaacaaagaaaatattattataaataaaaaataaattgataagtgattaaaaggaaCTCACTCCTTCTCAAAATGAGAAAGTGAGCTTAGAACCTATCTTAAGTTCTATAAAATCTTTCaaagcaaaaaaatatttgtccGATGGAGTTAAAGTCTGTTTACTAACAAAAAGTTAAGTAATGTAAATAGACATGAAAGTCAGTGAAAAAAGGATGAAAATGTCTCACATTGACAAGTTAATTAAAGGTCCATCTATATTCCTTTATAAAGCACTCAAGCTTGTatgctatttatttttataataaggTAAACTTGTCCCACATCGAAAAGATGTGAGCACAAGGTTCCTACCTCAACTATATATTGAGGTCAAGGGATGCCTATTAACTATTAAATCGAACTTGGCTATTTAGTGAGGTTCGATTAATAATTGGCCGATTAATATTGTGctgaaaataattcaaaaatatatattggaaCTGAACGAAATTttactaaaaggaaaaaaatataataatattcttcaaatacatataatctatgtattttcatataaaatgaAGCATGGATATTACATCAGATGCTCATTCTGCTTGGGATACCATTTGATATACAAATCTACACGTCAAAGTTACATGTAACTGTCACAAGAAAATGAAATACTAAATCGAGAAACTGCTACAACTTTGTGAAGACTACTAGAACCTTAAATAATTGAAAGAATATACACAATGCACTATACAAATTTACAAGCTAAAACCCTAAAATATACACCATTCTTCCATTCCAAGTGCCTCCTCCAGATGCAACTGAGAATTCTATAATACATTGCTACTAACACCTGATTCCACATTTTCTACATTTGTTTTTATGATCGGGTTGGAACGGCTCTTCGACATAATAAAGTTTCCGCTTTGATCTTGTGTGCTGTATGCCGTCAGGCGTGGATCCATCAGAATTCTGCATCTTACCACATCATCACAGCCCATTTGCACTCCGAAGTATTTTAGGTGGTCTAAAATGCTGTTCCCTGATACTGACCTGCAATTTGCAAGAGTAATCAATTACAAAAATCAATACCAGGTAGTCGATATATTTTTACTACACTGTTGTTCCATTACTTGATAGAGCAGAGTTCATGAAACATCTAAATCTTATTTTGAACTTCTAATGAGAACTCTGGATATAGATGACATAGGAGGTCTTTTGCAAGTCCACAGTTTCATAGTACCAAATATTTCATATACTAAACATGAATTTATAACAAATCTCTGAGCCAAAAC
This genomic window from Daucus carota subsp. sativus chromosome 7, DH1 v3.0, whole genome shotgun sequence contains:
- the LOC108194708 gene encoding uncharacterized protein LOC108194708; this translates as MALNSFIYSKCGMVNMLREFTSHKELVRPAKTRFSTAFLTLSRIRKQKANLFRMFTSQRWITSPYYKEPNGKKIASIVMMPSFWNSVVRSCKVAGPLVSVLRLVDGENRPPMGYIYEAMDRAKEAIADAFNKNEARYQEYYDIIDNRWDIQLHQPLHAAGYYLNPEFYYKNPEIEKDKEVSVGLYKCIERMIADVSVQDKIGEQLEIYKRAEGLFGLPLAIRQKRNRFEQQKLNDLVFVKYNRALKRRYELRNIIDPISLNEIDKSNEWLVGSFDKDGENNENEYVFSKEDGLTYKDVEIASGAGEARYSTRSRALVGSSKGKHTTLGSLSKRRLIDEAIIENEDEDEEEIEFVEDPNQNSEEEDDFVNIDEDEEND